A genomic stretch from Gemmatimonadota bacterium includes:
- a CDS encoding ABC transporter ATP-binding protein: MSDVIQLRNVTWRAGREFAIRDLAMSVPSGCVYGFLGPNGSGKTSTIRLMLGMLRAEHGTISVLGHDVPKGVHHALARIGYVPERLHLYTSLTVEETMRYHAAFYADWDAKRAEELRRAFALRAETGVERLSKGESGKLMMLLALAHNPELLILDEPTDGLDPVVRRDVLAALLEYVNSKKATVLISSHLIHEQERICDHVGVMDDGRMVAEMAMTTFRSGIKRLRVLDAPTEIGALPFTLLNRDQSIGREEQWVVRGWQPEMQQWFASGTSELREVIDLDLEESFVELLRSARTPDVEAN; the protein is encoded by the coding sequence GTGAGCGACGTCATTCAGCTCCGCAACGTGACCTGGCGCGCCGGCCGCGAGTTTGCCATTCGCGATCTCGCGATGTCCGTCCCCTCCGGCTGCGTGTACGGCTTTCTCGGACCCAACGGCTCCGGCAAAACCTCCACCATCCGACTCATGCTCGGCATGCTCCGCGCCGAACATGGCACCATTTCCGTGCTGGGCCACGATGTTCCGAAAGGCGTGCACCACGCGCTCGCGCGCATCGGCTACGTGCCGGAGCGGTTGCACCTCTATACGTCGCTCACCGTCGAAGAAACGATGCGCTACCACGCCGCGTTCTACGCCGACTGGGACGCCAAGCGCGCCGAGGAACTCCGCCGCGCCTTTGCCCTCCGCGCCGAAACCGGTGTCGAACGGCTCTCCAAAGGCGAGAGCGGCAAACTGATGATGCTCCTCGCCCTCGCGCACAATCCCGAACTGCTCATTCTCGACGAACCCACCGACGGACTCGACCCCGTCGTACGGCGCGATGTGCTCGCCGCGCTCCTCGAATATGTGAACAGCAAAAAGGCCACAGTGCTCATCTCGAGCCATCTCATTCATGAACAAGAACGCATTTGCGATCACGTTGGCGTGATGGATGACGGCCGGATGGTCGCCGAGATGGCGATGACCACCTTCCGGAGCGGCATCAAGCGTCTTCGCGTGCTCGACGCGCCAACGGAGATCGGGGCGCTCCCCTTTACGCTGCTGAATCGCGATCAATCGATTGGGCGCGAAGAGCAATGGGTGGTGCGTGGCTGGCAGCCGGAGATGCAACAGTGGTTTGCGTCCGGCACCTCCGAACTGCGCGAAGTGATTGATCTGGACCTCGAAGAAAGCTTTGTGGAACTCCTGCGCTCCGCACGCACCCCCGACGTGGAGGCCAACTAA